A part of Crassostrea angulata isolate pt1a10 chromosome 5, ASM2561291v2, whole genome shotgun sequence genomic DNA contains:
- the LOC128184218 gene encoding carboxylesterase 1C-like, whose protein sequence is MRKDPISLIALITFLLVRGTRTLNITDVKTPSGWVRGYEENYESGQVYRFIKIPYAEPPIGELRFQKTRPIREWIDMKGIRDINGPQCPQVISPTPGFDTLQNDEDCLYLNVYVPGKISKDNQLSVMVWIHGGGFVFGGASQYKPQKIVLGGNVIVVTINYRLGLFGFLNLHDPLAPGNYGLWDQVEALRWIQKNIAAFGGNPKSITIFGQSAGGMSVSLLALIHSNDGLFQRAISQSGAVSFFAIAGKIAEEKTNEVLLKNTNCKRERVSETLSCLQNLPAENITEAVTLTEFVNPDNITAEIGSMTPTVDGYLIKTDLAYPENWDGRIYQFFRSIDFMSGTTDGEGNVGFFNIPQNVLTKLNVSATEAVPKSVLCQVLAPMFVQTGAGNIPSLTQEICDYYTAEDVDEQSNKVFEFYGDSWFIAPSNIMLSIHANNKENTKTFQYLFTQPSPFPLLPRELLPSWLKGAGHGDELHLLFIISRDHIPEEKLKTIDLAAVDRLSMDFIQYWTNFAKFGDPNSNGLPEWPSYDNSEEQYVIIGANITKGRHLKSGATKILNKILNAGSKQLSHSQKLSPFIHISVLFLLLSFVFHL, encoded by the exons ATGAGAAAGGATCCGATTTCGCTCATAGCACTTATTACATTTCTTTTGGTTAGAGGAACACGTACTTTAAATATCACAGACGTCAAAACCCCATCAGGGTGGGTGAGGGGCTATGAAGAAAACTACGAAAGTGGACAAGTATACAGATTCATCAAAATTCCATACGCTGAGCCTCCAATAGGAGAATTACGCTTTCAAAAAACAAGACCAATCAGAGAATGGATAGACATGAAAGGAATAAGAGATATAAATGGTCCTCAGTGTCCTCAGGTAATAAGTCCAACTCCGGGATTTGATACATTACAAAACGACGAAGATTGTCTGTATCTCAATGTCTATGTGcctggaaaaatttcaaaggACAATCAATTATCAGTAATGGTTTGGATTCATGGCGGTGGATTTGTCTTTGGTGGAGCAAGTCAGTACAAACCTCAGAAAATTGTTTTGGGAGGTAATGTCATTGTTGTAACCATTAACTATAGATTAGGACTTTTCGGATTTTTGAACTTACATGACCCTTTGGCGCCCGGAAATTATGGTCTCTGGGATCAAGTTGAAGCACTTCGCTGGATTCAGAAAAATATTGCAGCTTTTGGGGGAAATCCTAAATCGATAACAATATTTGGACAGTCGGCAGGTGGAATGAGTGTAAGTCTTCTAGCGCTGATTCACTCTAATGATGGACTCTTTCAAAGAGCTATTTCCCAAAGTGGAGCGGTTTCTTTCTTTGCAATAGCAGGGAAAATAGCTGAGGAAAAAACAAATGAAGTATTGTTGAAGAATACGAATTGTAAACGAGAAAGAGTATCAGAAACGTTGTCCTGTCTTCAAAACCTACCAGCAGAAAATATAACAGAAGCAGTTACTTTAACAGAGTTTGTAAACCCGGATAATATTACAGCCGAGATAGGAAGCATGACTCCAACTGTCGATGGCTATTTGATTAAGACAGATTTGGCATACCCTGAGAATTGGGACGGTAGAATCTATCAATTCTTTAGGAGCATTGATTTTATGTCTGGTACAACGGATGGTGAAGGAAACGTAGGGTTTTTTAATATACCTCAAaatgtgttaacaaaattaaatgtcagCGCAACCGAGGCTGTCCCTAAAAGCGTTTTATGTCAAGTTTTGGCTCCCATGTTCGTTCAAACAGGTGCTGGTAACATTCCCTCTCTGACGCAAGAAATATGTGACTATTACACAGCTGAAGACGTTGATGAACAGAGTAACAAAGTGTTCGAGTTTTATGGTGACTCGTGGTTTATTGCTCCGAGCAACATCATGTTATCCATTCACGCAAACAACAAGGAAAATACCAAGACCTTCCAGTATCTTTTTACCCAACCCTCTCCATTTCCTCTCCTTCCAAGAGAACTTCTTCCGTCTTGGTTAAAGGGGGCAGGACACGGAGATGAATTACATCTATTGTTTATCATTTCACGGGATCACATTCCAGAggagaaattgaaaacaatagatCTTGCTGCTGTGGACAGGTTGTCAATGGATTTTATTCAGTATTGGACTAATTTTGCCAAGTTTGG AGATCCAAACTCCAACGGACTTCCTGAGTGGCCTTCGTACGATAATTCAGAAGAACAGTATGTTATCATTGGCGCCAACATTACGAAAGGAAGGCATCTAAAATCTGGAGCAACGAAAATATTGAATAAGATATTGAATGCAGGAAGCAAACAACTTTCACATTCTCAAAAGTTATCTCCGTTTATCCATATAAGTGTACTTTTTCTCcttttgtcttttgtttttcacctgtaa